A window of Acidobacteriota bacterium contains these coding sequences:
- a CDS encoding LytR family transcriptional regulator: MWMGNAVSTAFPENNRPSDSRLIIKSGGRVIFIRMDEIDWIEADANYVRLHVNGKESYLFRKPISKIAAQLDSSRFIRIHRSYIVNVSRIRQLQSCNSGEFIVCLRDGKELPCGRTYRSALQALYRPR, translated from the coding sequence ATGTGGATGGGCAATGCGGTGAGTACGGCCTTTCCGGAAAATAACCGGCCGTCAGACTCTCGGCTGATCATCAAATCTGGCGGCCGCGTAATCTTCATTCGCATGGACGAGATTGACTGGATCGAAGCGGATGCAAATTACGTTCGACTCCATGTGAACGGAAAAGAGTCATACCTGTTTCGCAAACCGATCAGTAAGATAGCCGCACAGCTCGACAGCTCCCGCTTCATCCGTATTCATCGCTCTTATATCGTGAACGTCAGCCGAATTCGACAGCTGCAATCCTGCAACAGCGGAGAATTTATAGTGTGCCTTCGAGACGGCAAGGAACTGCCCTGTGGGCGAACCTACAGAAGCGCGTTGCAGGCTTTATACCGCCCTCGATAG